The window GCTCCTGGGCGAAATTCCGGATGAACTGGCTGGCCCTGCTGCTCCATGCGCTCCGCTCTTCTTCACTCCAGCCCTTCATCTTCCAGGCCATATCATCGATCTCCACGATGGCGACCGCCGACGCGCCTTGTAAGTAAGACGTAAGCACACTCTGCACATGCGCCTCCACCTGCCCCGGGGCAGACTCATTGAACCAGCGCAGCAGCAGCTCCTGATTAACCAGCGACAGCGTTTCGGATAAGGACATATTCTGCTCCCTCTCCTGCTTGATCTTGGAGCAGAGTCTGGACAGCATCTCGTGAAGCTCATCGTCACCCACTGGCTTGAGCAGATAATCGGATGCATTCAATTGAATCGCCTCTCTGGCATAGCTGAAGTCCTGATGTCCGCTGATAAAAACGATTTCCACCTCAGGATTAAGCTCCTTTGCCTTCCGCGCAAATTCCACCCCCGTCATGATCGGCATGCGGATATCGGAGAGAATAATGTCAATCCGGTGCTGCTCCATCAATTTCAATGCGGCAAAGCCGCTTGTCGCTGTTCTAACGCTATGCAAAGGCAAATGTTCGCTGCCCGCGACGCGACGCCTAAGCCATTCCAGATCGATAGCCTCGTCATCCACCAGCAGAATGTTAATTTCCATTGCCATACCTTTACTCCCCCATCACTTCACGTATTTCTGCATTCTCCACAGGTAAAATAATTTGCACGGTTGTTCCTGCCCCGTAATAGCTGCCGATCTGCATCCCAAAATCATTGCCGTATCTCAGCTTGATCCGTTCCTCAACGTTCTTCAGGCCATAGCTGCCCGTCTGGAACGTGCTCGAACGCATTTTTCGCAGCGTATCCGGCCGCATGCCAATCCCGTTATCAATCACCTTGAGTTCGATGCGGTCACCAAGCCGCTTTCCCGTAATCCGGATTGCGATCGTCTCCCCGAACCAGGCGTGCTTGAATATATTTTCGACAAACGGCTGCAGGATCAGCTTGATAATCGGAACCTGTAAAATTTCCGGATCAACATCATAATAGACCTCGAAGGCGTCCGCATATTTGACTCTCTGAATCTCCAGATACATTCTCACCTGCTCCAGCTCTTTTTCAAGCGAGATGTACACCTGGCCTTCATTCAAGGTAAGCCGGTAAAATTTCGACAGTCCCTGTACCATCTGCGTCACCTTCTCGACTTCGCCCAGGTTAGCCAGACTGCCGATGGTCGACAACGTGTTGTATAAGAAATGCGGGCTGATCTGGGCTTGCAGCACATCCAGCTCCGCCTGCTTTTTCTGGATACCCTGCACATAGACGTTATGGATCAGCTCCTGGATGCTTGCCGCCATTTGATTAAAGCTGTTCGCAATGTAAACAAATTCATCATTCCCCGGAAACCCGATCCGCTTGTAAAAGTTCCCTTCCTGAAAGGAACGGGCCAAATAGACGATCCGCTTTATTTTCTTGCCGGAAATGCGGGCAACCAGGAAGCCGATCACCGCCATCACCAAAAAGCTGATAGCGCACACGGTAGTGATCACCTTCTGCATCCGGCTCGCATCCTTGTTCAGATAGGTGTGCGGTACCCGTGCCTCGATGACATAGCCCGATAACGAAATATCTTCACTAATGATTAAATAGGCATCCTGCTTGGCCTGCTTGTCCACTGCACCCCGCTCATACAGCGTCAGTCCGCTAGCCTGGTCAATCAGGCGCAGATCCAGACCCTGGTCAACCGGAAAGGTATCGAAACTGCCGAACAGCTCGTCAATTCTCGCAGTAACCCGGATATAGCCGATAACAGCCGGGGCTGCATTTGAAGCAACCAGCTTGCGGAAATACGAAATGTTGCCCAGTTCGCGGTCGCTGTCCGCCTGCAACCACACGCTGTCTTTATTATTCGCGACAAGCGACTTGAACCATTCCGTATTCTCAATAGTCCGGAGGGGCAGCACATAATAATCGCTTCTGCCGATAGGGGCCGACATTTCATCCCCGGTAATTTCAAGCATCGACTCATTTACGGCATATAGCGCAAGTCTCAGCTTGTTCCCGTATAATTGCAGAGGAGCCTTCATATAAGGAACGATATCATCCCGCATTTTGAGCATATTCTCCAGAGGCTCTCCCCTAAACTGCAGCGCATTCTGGAAATTCGTATTGAGAAACAGCGAATTACTCATCCGTTTGATTTCATCGGTCTGGTATTCGATATTGTTTCTTGTCTGCTTCAGGGCCGTCCGTACATTCGTTTCTGCCATCTCGGTCCTGGATTCCACGAGCATCGTATAAGCAATATAACCAACCAGCATATCTGTCAGAAGTACAAGGATGAGATACGGGATCATCATCTTATAGGTAAACGGGATATACTTTTTACTGGACAAGAACCTCTCCATCGTCATGCTCCCTTATTTACGTGTTAATGCACACCTTTTTGTTTCATCCATTCTACAACGAACTGAAAGCGGTTACTATGGTTTCCGCCTGGAATGATGCGGAAACTTAGCTTACATCCGCTTCATTCGGTATATGATGATCCTCCGGTTACGGCTGCATTCCGTCCTCAATCCGCTTCATGAACTCCTCCACGGCGCTGTAGCCGAGCTGCTTGAGGTACCAGTTGTTGGCTGCAGCCTCGATCAGTCCGGCGATGTCGCGTCCCGGCTGAAGCTGAATCTCGATATGCGGGATCCGGACCCCGAGATATTCGCTAAACTGAGTCACCTGCTCCAGTTCATTGTTCAGGGAATTCTCCTGCCACGGGCATAGTTCGATGTCCAGAACAATCCGGGTTTCGTCCTGAAATGCCGTGCGGCCGTATTGGCGTACAACGTTAATCAGGCCTATACTCCGTAGGGCCAGGAACTCGCGTGTGGTCTCATTATGGGTTCCCAGCAGCGTAGCCGGGCCCAGCTTTTTAAGCACGACAATATCGTCCGCTACGAACCGGTGGCCTCTGCCAATGAGTGTATGCGCGGTTTCGCTTTTGCCGATGCCGGACTTGCCCCGCAGCAGGATGCCGATGCCCGACACATTAACGCATACCCCGTGAATCGACAGCTCAGGCGCAAGTGTCTTCACCAGATAGCTGTCCAGTTTGGCAATAAACTCTGTCGTCGTCTCCGGCGTCCGCAGCAGGGGAATGCCCTCCTGATCACAGAACAGGGTCAGGTAAGGGATTTCCTGCTGGCCTGTCGTGACAACGAAACATGGCGGATGATATTTTACAATGTTTCCGATATGCAGCATACGGTCCTCAACGCTTAGCGTCAATAAATAGTTAATTTCCTTGCGGCCGAGCACCTGCACCCGTTCCATAGGAAAAAAATCAAAATACCCGACAAACTCCAGGCCCGGTCTGTGCGTCCGCGGGCGGGTAATCGTGCGGTCCATACGGCTGGCTCCAGCAAGCACTTCCAAATGAAATTTCTCAGTAAGACTTTGAACAGTGATCGACTTCATAATTGTTCTCCTCCTGCGGGCTTCTCTTTTTCATGATTCCCCTAAATAGCTTGTATTCTAACCATGCTGATTATATA of the Paenibacillus pedocola genome contains:
- a CDS encoding sensor histidine kinase; translated protein: MERFLSSKKYIPFTYKMMIPYLILVLLTDMLVGYIAYTMLVESRTEMAETNVRTALKQTRNNIEYQTDEIKRMSNSLFLNTNFQNALQFRGEPLENMLKMRDDIVPYMKAPLQLYGNKLRLALYAVNESMLEITGDEMSAPIGRSDYYVLPLRTIENTEWFKSLVANNKDSVWLQADSDRELGNISYFRKLVASNAAPAVIGYIRVTARIDELFGSFDTFPVDQGLDLRLIDQASGLTLYERGAVDKQAKQDAYLIISEDISLSGYVIEARVPHTYLNKDASRMQKVITTVCAISFLVMAVIGFLVARISGKKIKRIVYLARSFQEGNFYKRIGFPGNDEFVYIANSFNQMAASIQELIHNVYVQGIQKKQAELDVLQAQISPHFLYNTLSTIGSLANLGEVEKVTQMVQGLSKFYRLTLNEGQVYISLEKELEQVRMYLEIQRVKYADAFEVYYDVDPEILQVPIIKLILQPFVENIFKHAWFGETIAIRITGKRLGDRIELKVIDNGIGMRPDTLRKMRSSTFQTGSYGLKNVEERIKLRYGNDFGMQIGSYYGAGTTVQIILPVENAEIREVMGE
- the hprK gene encoding HPr(Ser) kinase/phosphatase, producing the protein MKSITVQSLTEKFHLEVLAGASRMDRTITRPRTHRPGLEFVGYFDFFPMERVQVLGRKEINYLLTLSVEDRMLHIGNIVKYHPPCFVVTTGQQEIPYLTLFCDQEGIPLLRTPETTTEFIAKLDSYLVKTLAPELSIHGVCVNVSGIGILLRGKSGIGKSETAHTLIGRGHRFVADDIVVLKKLGPATLLGTHNETTREFLALRSIGLINVVRQYGRTAFQDETRIVLDIELCPWQENSLNNELEQVTQFSEYLGVRIPHIEIQLQPGRDIAGLIEAAANNWYLKQLGYSAVEEFMKRIEDGMQP